The Dermacentor albipictus isolate Rhodes 1998 colony chromosome 2, USDA_Dalb.pri_finalv2, whole genome shotgun sequence genome has a segment encoding these proteins:
- the LOC139056259 gene encoding NECAP-like protein CG9132 — MEDYESVLLVKNEVFVYKIPPRTTNRGYRAADWKLDAPEWKGRMRLVTKGKECFLKLEDKISGELFAKCPIDKYPGIAVEAVMDSSRYFVIRLQDDNGRAAFIGIGFADRGDSFDLNVALQDHFKWLEKSEELEKGATDPSQPHLDLSFKEGQTIKINMNIGKSGSGKSKPRAAASGSGLLPPPPGGVKLPPPTSQLSSGFRPPPSSPATAQTPEGNGNSSSPSPSSMPAAVRAGAVANLLDLSPPKEAPPSLLPGDGPAGNTTSVAPAAATSVDPWGDFASAPVVPPDSSSTPSQQSSNQEAWIQF, encoded by the exons ATGGAAGACTACGAGAGCGTTTTGCTCGTTAAAAACGAAGTTTTCGTCTACAAAATACCACCGCGGACGACAAACAGAGGTTACAG GGCTGCCGACTGGAAGCTTGATGCACCAGAATGGAAAGGGCGTATGAGGCTGGTCACAAAGGGCAAGGAGTGCTTTCTGAAACTCGAGGACAAGATTTCGG GTGAATTGTTTGCCAAATGCCCAATCGACAAGTACCCGGGTATTGCAGTTGAGGCTGTAATGGATTCAAGCCGCTACTTTGTCATTAGACTGCAAGATGACAATG GTCGTGCAGCGTTCATTGGAATCGGATTTGCAGACCGGGGTGACTCGTTCGACTTGAATGTTGCTCTTCAAGACCATTTCAA GTGGCTTGAGAAGAGTGAGGAGTTGGAGAAAGGTGCTACTGATCCCAGTCAGCCACATTTGGACCTCAGTTTCAAGGAAGGCCAAACAATCAAGATCAACATGAACATTGGC AAGTCTGGCTCGGGCAAGAGCAAACCCAGGGCTGCTGCCTCCGGCAGTGGCTTGCTCCCGCCGCCACCGGGAGGCGTCAAGCTGCCTCCGCCGACCTCGCAGCTCAGCAGTGGCTTCCGACCGCCTCCGTCGAGTCCGGCCACGGCTCAGACGCCCGAGGGCAACGGAAACTCGTCCTCGCCCTCGCCCTCCTCCATGCCTGCAGCGGTCAGAGCTGGAGCAGTGGCGAACCTGTTGGACCTGAGCCCTCCAAAGGAAGCTCCCCCTTCGCTTTTGCCTGGTGATGGTCCAGCTGGCAACACGACATCGGTAGCACCGGCAGCAGCCACTTCCGTTGACCCCTGGGGTGACTTTGCCAGTGCTCCCGTTGT ACCACCAGACAGTAGCAGCACACCATCACAGCAGTCTTCGAATCAAGAGGCCTGGATTCAATTCTGA
- the LOC135910687 gene encoding beta-1,3-galactosyltransferase 6-like encodes MSPVWLRALSGRLGPRGRAFAVRVIWFVLGFVFALWCSYDIAARSAREAEGPARDWWGKEGDTFLFVAILSSHKTEHLRHAARRTWLKLAAASEQRIVYKFFVGAHGTPLQWVENLKRESLSFDDVVILDGAEDSYEDLTSKLVHSLKWIVGHYYFDFVLKLDDDSFARVDVVADELAKWKGERPDGELYWGYFAGNAPVFKSGKWAERTWYLRDGYYLPYARGGGYVLPQSAARYIASLAFTAFDYYFSEDASVGAWTAPLRLHRKHDRRFDTEYRSRGCFNSYLVTHKQTATMMYEKYRNLEQTGVMCQREVRSRLSYEYNWSAPPSKCCMRNVTDATLSRRPRFHWHHNLL; translated from the coding sequence ATGAGCCCCGTGTGGCTACGCGCGTTGTCCGGTCGTTTAGGTCCGAGAGGACGTGCCTTCGCGGTGAGAGTGATTTGGTTCGTGCTCGGCTTCGTTTTCGCACTGTGGTGCAGCTACGACATCGCAGCGCGCTCCGCGAGAGAAGCGGAAGGCCCCGCGAGGGACTGGTGGGGCAAAGAAGGCGACACGTTTCTGTTCGTGGCGATACTGTCGTCGCACAAGACGGAACATCTGCGCCACGCAGCGCGCCGGACGTGGCTGAAGCTGGCAGCCGCGTCCGAACAGCGCATCGTTTACAAGTTCTTCGTGGGTGCTCACGGTACGCCACTGCAGTGGGTGGAGAACCTCAAGCGAGAGTCGCTTAGCTTTGACGACGTCGTGATCCTCGACGGTGCCGAGGACTCGTACGAGGACTTAACCAGCAAGCTGGTCCATAGCCTCAAGTGGATCGTGGGCCACTACTATTTCGACTTCGTGCTGAAGCTGGACGACGACTCGTTCGCCAGAGTGGACGTCGTTGCCGACGAGCTGGCCAAGTGGAAAGGAGAAAGGCCGGACGGGGAGCTCTACTGGGGCTACTTTGCCGGAAACGCGCCGGTTTTCAAGTCCGGAAAGTGGGCAGAAAGAACGTGGTATCTCAGAGATGGGTATTACCTGCCTTACGCGCGCGGCGGAGGATACGTGCTGCCCCAGAGCGCCGCGAGGTACATTGCAAGCTTGGCTTTCACCGCATTCGATTACTACTTCAGTGAGGACGCGTCGGTGGGCGCGTGGACGGCACCGCTGAGGCTCCATCGCAAACACGACCGGCGCTTTGACACGGAGTACCGCTCACGCGGTTGCTTCAACTCGTACCTGGTCACTCACAAGCAGACGGCGACCATGATGTACGAGAAGTACCGAAACCTCGAGCAGACCGGTGTAATGTGCCAGAGGGAAGTGCGGTCGAGGCTGTCGTACGAATACAATTGGAGTGCACCACCTTCCAAGTGCTGCATGCGCAACGTAACAGACGCGACTTTAAGTCGTCGCCCGAGGTTCCACTGGCACCACAACCTGCTGTGA